In a single window of the Drosophila albomicans strain 15112-1751.03 chromosome 3, ASM965048v2, whole genome shotgun sequence genome:
- the LOC117570060 gene encoding UBX domain-containing protein 1, producing the protein MSDVQTLMDMGFPKERVEYALQVTSHKGVEMAMEWLLAHGDEEIPAAAAAAPAAPAAETATATAATASQDNAPSSSGATEAVAKSLKCDDCGKVLKDQTEVEYHAAKTGHANFSESTEEKKALTEEEKKEQLALIEEKLKQKRVEREEREKADALERERNRIRSGKDMTEARRRMEEIEMKKIVDQRKREKEEEKAARDRVRAKIEADKAARKARELKDSPQLSDAVASVSSTTTSVTSPTSVKSPPREYTETRIQVRLQDGSTLTSEFNVKEPLSAVRVFIQVKTGIETPFALMTSFPRKHFGDDDYEKPLEVLGLVPSAVIIMTKAAA; encoded by the exons ATGAGCGATGTGCAAACATTAATGGACATGGGTTTTCCCAAGGAGAGAGT TGAATATGCTTTGCAGGTGACCAGCCACAAGGGAGTCGAGATGGCCATGGAATGGCTCTTGGCTCATGGTGATGAAGAGATtccagctgccgctgccgccgcacCAGCTGCCCCGGCTGCCGAAACAgccacagctacagctgcaactgcatcGCAGGACAATGCACCAAGCAGCAGCGGAGCAACTGAAGCTGTGGCCAAATCTCTTAAGTGCGACGATTGCGGCAAGGTGCTAAAGGATCAGACAGAGGTTGAATACCATGCCGCGAAGACGGGACACGCCAATTTCTCCGAGTCCACCGAAGAGAAGAAAGCACTCACcgaggaggagaagaaggaACAGCTTGCTCTCATCGAAGAGAAACTCAAACAGAAGCGCGTCGAGCGCGAGGAGCGTGAAAAAGCCGATGCCCTGGAGCGCGAACGCAATCGCATACGCTCTGGCAAGGACATGACTGAGGCACGTCGTCGCATGGAAGAGATCGAGATGAAGAAAATTGTGGATCAACGCAAACGCGAAAAGGAAGAGGAGAAGGCTGCCCGTGATCGAGTGCGTGCCAAGATCGAAGCTGACAAAGCAGCACGCAAGGCCAG AGAGCTAAAGGACAGTCCCCAACTGTCGGATGCCGTAGCTTCTGTCAGTTCCACCACCACTTCGGTCACATCGCCAACAAGTGTTAAATCGCCGCCGCGTGAATACACCGAGACACGCATCCAGGTGCGACTGCAGGATGGTTCAACGCTGACTTCCGAGTTTAATGTAAAGGAACCGCTGTCCGCTGTGCGTGTCTTCATCCAGGTGAAGACTGGAATTGAGACACCGTTCGCCCTGATGACTTCGTTTCCGCGTAAGCACTTTGGCGACGATGACTATGAGAAGCCGCTTGAGGTGCTCGGCCTGGTGCCGTCCGCTGTCATCATTATGACTAAAGCCGCGGCGTAA
- the LOC117570062 gene encoding ribonuclease P protein subunit p29, protein MAKTSGTVDAVKEYLTDLVVPHHRCNVNIIPDHITMLHGTKSKKQLSRKRRAHKSNTLTRKQYAELGLNTLPRKQLRYEQMLPLHKLWRGYIREHLELEEGDEVPQLHEKRYDEFSKQLVKMDFHGAKLRVLQSKCQTLVGLNGICVMDTKNVLKLLGEDHVVRTVPKSECVFGLNVGNMEFTIFGQHLTMRPAERSVKKIKNYVEPFM, encoded by the coding sequence ATGGCCAAAACCAGTGGAACTGTGGATGCAGTGAAGGAATACCTTACCGATCTCGTAGTGCCCCATCATCGCTGCAATGTCAACATCATACCTGATCACATTACCATGCTGCACGGCACCAAGAGCAAAAAGCAGCTCAGCCGCAAGCGGCGTGCACACAAATCCAACACGCTGACCAGGAAACAATACGCTGAACTGGGCCTAAATACACTGCCCAGGAAACAGTTGCGCTACGAACAGATGCTGCCACTGCACAAACTGTGGCGAGGCTATATACGCGAGCATCTGGAGCTTGAGGAGGGCGACGAGGTGCCACAACTGCATGAGAAGCGCTACGATGAATTTAGCAAGCAATTGGTCAAGATGGACTTCCACGGCGCCAAGCTGCGTGTGCTGCAGTCCAAATGTCAGACACTAGTCGGATTGAATGGTATATGTGTGATGGACACAAAGAATGTGCTGAAGCTGCTGGGCGAGGATCATGTGGTACGAACGGTGCCCAAGAGCGAATGCGTCTTTGGTCTCAATGTGGGCAATATGGAGTTCACCATCTTTGGACAGCATCTGACGATGCGACCAGCGGAGCGCAGCGTCAAGAAAATCAAGAATTACGTGGAGCCCTTCATGTAG
- the LOC117568996 gene encoding uncharacterized protein LOC117568996 produces MSPQHKTKKIVIKIPRHPYIMAQDELNYTDRVQIRKCRVNLERIKGHQNPLTLKKPNAKRCCVRVARLPNVERNEMSVTPASSIVCSDFDDESTHE; encoded by the exons ATGTCACCTcaacacaaaaccaaaaaaatagtaattaaAATCCCACGCCATCCATACATAATGGCGCAAGACGAGTTAAATTACACAGATCGCGTGCAGATACGTAAATGTCGCGTCAACTTGGAGCGCATCAAAGGACACCAGAATCCATTAACATTAAAGAAACCAAACGCAAAGCGATGCTGCGTTCGGGTTGCGCGTCTGCCAAACGTGGAACGCAATGAGATGTCCGTGACGCCAGCCAGTTCAATAGTCTGCTCCGATTTCGACGATG aATCCACACATGAATAA